The genomic segment ACCTCTTCATTAGTTGGGGGCATAATCCGCATGAAATCAGATTTTTTGAGGAACATATCGAGAGAGAATTGGATTTGGTTAGACAATGTATGGTTGGTAAACAAGGATCGGTTTTTTAGCAAGGCGTGGAATATATCGTCAATTATCCAATATGATTCCACAAGATCTAATTTCATTCGAGGAAGTTAACTGTATAAAGTTGCTGCAGTTTTGATTGGTCTCCTTCTAGTATGTGACTGCTGTTATTGCTTTGCACTTGAATATGCTAGAATTGGGCTCCTTCTTGGATTCTCCAAGATTGTGAATAACTGTAATGGATTGTCAGTTTTAACTACTCAAAGGAAACACATCTATATATGCACGTTATGTCATTCAACATGCACTATGCAACTTGATCTTGTTTATAATTGTCACAATCTTGTAAATTTGCTCTGTACCATGCCTTTTTGCAGGAAAAGCATATGAGCATATCCTTGAATTAATTTCTAAACAGGTTTTTTGTTATACACGTACACACATGCATATAAGTTTTTCAAGTGCACTGTTTTATGTTTGAATCAGGCTGTACAGCTCCTGGAGGATGAAAGGGATGCAGCTGTTCGACAAACCCAGCTGCTGCAGCAGGAACTGGTAAGTCACTTTGTGCTTCTGCCTggttatttgattattatttgttttccatttcTGTTGAATTGAGAATATGGAGCCAGTTTTCCTCTTGCTCAAACCATGAAATTGAGCACAATTCTGTAAAGAAATAGCCCACTTCTTTGTCGAGAAGAGAGGGGAAACATGCTCACCATGACACTCACAACTGCAAAATCATCACATTTTCGTTTTTGTcatgataattatttaaatgcaAATAATAGGTGGTTAACATGTTCTATCAAGTTTTATTCTGTCATCATTTTCAAACACCTCTTGGAGCATCCCCTAAGGGTTAAAAATGTTGGTAAAGAAACAATGGGGGAAGACAGGAACAAGATGGAAAGCAACAAATAGAAAACATGAGGCGTGTTACAAACACTTTCCTTAAATATATTTCCTCTACAAAAAGTTATACTCCAGGATTCAACAGGTTCCTCCTCTAGAACTGAGGGAAGTAGAAACAGCAAggcaaagcaaaagaaaaaggtcCAGCAACCTAAAATGAATTATATATTCCTCTTTAACAGGTGTTTATATATAGGCCTAGAATCTGTAACAtccatgaagaaattaaataaagaattaaagagTGTAACCAGCCTTTAAAATATAGTtgttagagaaaataaaatagctaTCAGAGAAAATAAGTAgttgttggaaaaaaatatagttatgaaaataaattgtaggAGCTTCAAAAACTGTGGTTTCAGtttaaaggttaaaaaataaattattattggagACAAGAGGCTTGGAAAGTATTGGCGTTGCCTCACGTGCAGGGAAGGAAACGGAGGTTTTCCTTTTGCTCAGCCCAACCTTTAAGTGTACGAGCCTATCacttttttagttggttatagCTCATATCatagttcactatataaatactagaaaaaagGTTTTGTGTTTCCAATGTGGGAATGGAAGCCTATTAGATTTAAaaacttcaacttaaaaatttaaagatgttgtcttttcaatgtgggatagaGATCTTTTGAAATaacttcttaaataatattaaattatattatttacaacaaaaaaatccttcaaTGGACATTTGCAGGCAATGCTTGATCAAATGTGATAGTGCAATTGAAATGAAGCAGAGCAGGACTTTTTAATTAGATGACTTGTAGGCATGGAATTTGTTTATCAGATGGCTGCTATGAGATcttgaaaatgtaaaaaagcTCATTGGATATGTGAACAGTAAAAAACACTGGGaatattttagatgttttttgtttgagaaCAAATGGATTCGAATGAATTATATCTAATGCTGAGAAACAGCGCTATGATACCAAATTTCCCATATGTTAGAACCCCAACACCCCACCACACGTACGAAAGAGGTTTTTGTTTACTAGCTAATATGTGTTTACTGCCATTTGTAGGATAAACACAGGAAACCTTTACAACAATTTCTCTAAGCTTTTTCTTTCCTACAAGATTTGCTGAGGAGACGAAGATATCGAAAGACTGACCCAGGCTTCTCCCTCATGTTTGCGTTCGTGGTTGGACTTGTTGGAATTTTGGTCGGCTTCCTCTTGAACCTTTCATTGTCATCACCGTCTACAGAATGACCTGACACTACCAAAGACCTTAGGggagaattttttttctgtctatTTTACTATATAATCTCAGGGGTTCTGTTGGATGGAAAGGACATCGATCTATTtcctccatatatatatatatattttttgttggtcAGCTGggcaaatatattttcatttcattgatATGTTACTGTTAGTGTGACTTGGTAAATATTCTGTCGTAGTTTATGAAATCTTTCTTCGCATGGTTTTCAAATTTGCATTTCAAATTTACTCTTAATCTTTCTTGAACGCTTTAGCTGGGTGATGTAGCTAGGGGTTGAACAAAAATAGCTTGAGAAAAAACCGCAGATAATTTCTCACAGtagagaatatattttttattaaatcgttataatattgaaatttatttaaaaaataaactaattaattctaTTAGTATaagatttcaataaataattattgagttaatatataatttatttaatattactattaataggaaaaaaataaaattaacataaaaagagTAAAAGCCTGGAAAGTTCTTGCATTAGTTTTCTTGGAGTCCAGAGCAATTCATCTTCGAGCTGAAATTATTCCACTCTTTCTGATTCATGACGTAtgttccatatatatatatagtataaaataaatatcacctATAGAATATTCCATAGGTGTTTGAGCTGTAATTTCATCAGAATCAGTAAGTGTCTCGTTAGGAATTTCAAGTCCTTGATGAGTCCACCGGTGATTTATTTTCTGACAGAAAAACTGATAGGATGTTCATGCCAAAAAGCAATTGGTGTCGGCCATTATTTTACTGGTCAATCtgttgataaaatattattgatgaagcaCCAACAAACTAATCATATGTAATATAAATCATGTATCACCAACAATTGACCAATAGAATCATTGACATTGGTAAATTTTctgatttatatcaaaatattttataattctttgTAATTCTCTAAGAAAAATAGGTTTATTTTACTGATATAATCaccaatataatttttatggttgtttGTGATTCTATCATTatttaagtaattatttttcttttaatgcatgtttattttgattaagtattttaacattaaacaactaaattaaattaaataacacattttaaattattaattttactgtaaaatcaattacaaatatCTTTGTACATTAGAAAGTTAGAGCTACATGTAGAAGTTAAGGTGGAGAGGGATGAAAATCTCTTAGAGGTCTATAAAACGGAGAATAATGAGTTGTCATGTGTGCTATCATATGCTTTCGTATCTTACTACTTCTTTCTTCATACTACACCTCCAATTCAGCCCTTAGATGGGTCATCACAACAATTATTTGTTATTGAACCAACTCCTAAATGGTTGTTAATGGCTGCTTTGGGCTGGATTGTAGGGTTCTTACGTTCGATATACTACAACTCGCTCTTATATCTTGGGCTATAGTCATAAAGATACTATAAACCCGATTTCTATTTGGTCCACCGGTTGCTCTAGCTTCCAACCATAACTCCAGGTAGTATTTCGAATGGATTGAAGGATCCTCTTCATATTTAGCACGTATGTTAGCATTAAAtgtttcttgcataaaaaacaagtcaaagatgttgaaaaaaaaattttgttcaaaaaaatattgaaaatgttttaaagtttacttataataaatGTTTTGGCTCGACTATCCATAAATGGTTGAACCCCTTTCTGCTTATCCTTTTTTTGAATatgtattttcatatataaCTTCATTAAAGTTGGATCACACCAAACTGTGTAGcttgtaaaataaaacattagtcTACAGATGTCACAAATAATCACtaacatttaaagaaaaatacttgaaaataaaGCAGGCTCTTACCAGACATTTTGCatgtttaataaaacaaaattattcacGGGTATAATTGCTAATGGAACCATGTGTCTCCTTATTTCTTTTTGAGGATCCACTTTGTGTTGTCTTCTAAAACCCTCTAACGTCAAGAACTCATGAAATCTCTCCTAATTACTATAAATGACATGAGGAGGTCTAAAATTCTTCTACACCTCAAAATCATCTGACTCAGCATATCTCTTTGTGTAGATGTGCACATCATACTAAAAATCACGGAATCTAgtttaaaaatttgttaaatgCAAAAAAGATTACagatttacaaaaaatatatacttcaCAAATTAAAACTTACCTAGTTGTGTTGTGATTTTCTCAGACTTTTCTTGTCACCTTAAAGTTTGTCTTATCCTACCAAAAacatttcttataattattttcataaaataattagtttataaatttaaaaaacatttatatcaaCTAAAAGTATTGATTATATATTAACCTTAAATTTTCTCTACCAAGCCTTAACCACGATCCACAGACATCTATTCAGGATGCTCTTTAAGTTAGCTTTATTGAAACAAAGACacttccattaatttttttataattgatgttATTGTGCGCACAACTTTCATATTTATGAgcctaaaaatcaattaatgaataaaaaatatataaacacttaatcaattttttaatgttatttttaagaaaataaatttttttaaatgcttaaaTTTGACTTCCATTCCACTATTAACTTGTCAGGATAAGGAATTTTGGCAGATGGGACACCAGATCTACAACtcatatttgaaaaacatgTGTCGGTAATGTGTGCAGCAGTTCTCAGAAACACTATTGCTTGAAGAAATAGAACTGTTTTGTCTCAATGTTGAGCTTTTTCTTGGTATTTTAATTATCTaacataatacaaaaaaatgtaagcatattcaattaaattcaaaatctatGATTTATGGGTTTTTGTATTAGtgcatctatttatttttaacaatattttagCACCTTCCTTATTGGACCCTatccaatttttttcaaaactacaaaaaaacacATTCTCGAACCATCTATCATACATAATGTGTATTGGACATCAATATTCAATATcatttatccattttttttcatgtacatCATTATACCAAACACATATTTGTATAGATTTATAATTCACATGGTTTAATTTGTTATACCACATATCACAAGACTCAAACATGTGAGAAGAAGAGGTATTATTATTACTCTTCTCATCCATGATTATAAGGGTCATTACactcattttaaaaatgacatcactAAAACACCCATTTCatatcaacattttatttttaaaaagtatatatttgTTACTctcaaatatcaatttaaaattattttttctcaataatGAACCAAATATTAAGTCCATCTTAATATCAACAACATGAAGCATACCGTTAAGGGTTAAAAGCTTTTTTAAAGTCATCTTCAGTATGACCTTTCCAACACCTAGTACCTTGAAGATTGATAAATTCCTCATGTACAAGTGCTCACCAACCACTTCTTTACAAGTGGataaaattctattttcaaTGCATACATGTCTAGTTGCATCAGTGTCAACAAATCATTGCTCATGATTTTTTATCAGGTTGActtcaaaaacaacaacaataatgttcattttcaaaacttaatcAATAAGGTGATCAACCTTGATAATATTGGCTTTAACAATTATTCCCTTTCTTGGGTTACTTTATTAAGCCCTATTTATACAACTTTTGGCTAGGTGTTTTATCTTGTTACAGAAAAATATTTGCCATTAAACTTTTGGCAATACTTATCCTCTTCGTGTAAGGTTTTTCCTTGGGGATTATATCATAAGAGATAACTCTTATTTTGAACaacttattatcattttttaccaTTAGCCTCAAAATAAGGTCTTCAACTTCTATTTCTTGCTTTTATGCTTAAATCAATTCTCGAATTCATTTCAAGATGGtgacaattttttaataattataaccaCTTGGAAGGATTCATTTATAATCATATCTTTACCATAACTATCATATAAGGTAAGTtgaaactcataaaaaaataaattaagcctAGCAGTAATGTCAGACCCAAGCGTTTGGGGTCTAGTAGCCATTCCAGACCCAAGTGAATTGGATTTGACATAGCTGTCAGACCCAATTTATTCTAACACGAAAGGTtatgaacaacaacaacaacaacaacaacaacaacaccaataataataataataataataataataagaagaagaagaagaacaacaacagtaacaacaacaacaataataataacaacaacaacaatcatgCCAGACCCAAACGCCTTGAGTCTGTGAAACCATGTCAGACCCAAGGTGCTTAGGTCTGGCAACATCAAGACCAACGTTACTTGGGTTTGACAAACATGCAATACCTAAGTTtacttgaataataataatagtagtagtagtagtagttaatagtaataataatagtaatagtagtagttaatagtaatagtaataataataataataatagttaataGTAATTGTGATTGtgctaataataatatagttatAGTTAATAGTAATTATGATTgtgataataataagaataataacattaagaagaagaagaagaagaataacaacaataagaataaaaagtataataagaataataacactaaaaataatggtaacaataagaaaaaaattaagaataagaaaataacaacaacaaccatATCAGACCCACGCTAGTTGGGTCTGGCAACATGCCCAACCCAAGTTTACTTGAGTCTGGCAGTCTTGTCAAACCCATGCACCTTCGgtctggcagccatgccaaacCCGTGCCTAGGTCTGGTGTTAAACGTAGTTGCCAGACCTAGGCGCCTTGGGTCTGGCAACCTATGTCAGACCCAAGCAAAGAACAAACAAATAGATGACAATTATGCACTTTAGTTGTCAGGagagataaaagaaagaaaaaacgcaAATAATTAATCACCGACGACAAACCAACAATGATATGTCTACACGGGCCGCTCCATGTTGAAGAGGACACGACTGCACATCTAATTATACGATGGATGACTCGATTTGGCCTCTGGAAAGTGTCTCACACTCCTCCTTAATGGTGTGAACGCCGCCCACTCTTTGGAGCATTTAAAATATGCGCTAACaactttttgattaaaaataaaaatacaacatgaaaaatactaaaacgtCCCCATGATCcttttaattacacaaaatacccatttaaaaacaccaaaataccCCCAAAGGCAAAGTTTCTTTATTGTCTTTTCTGAGGCTAAAAGCATTATTTGCTTGTatttggaaattaaaaaaaacctaattaccCTTGTAGAAGAAAGCTAAAGAAATGTTTATCCGTTCgtgaaaaaatgagaaattaaaagtgaaactaTTATTACAATTTACGATGAAATGTCTCTTAATTTACAATAATTTCCCCAAACATTGTTTGTTTGtacttgaaaattgaaaaaaccttaTTACCGTTATAGAAGAaagtcaaataaatatttatttactcacgaaaagatgagaaattaaaaataaaactactattataatttacaatgaaatttcttttgatttatactGATTTTTCCACACCATTTAacttttgttataatattaagattttaaaaaatatattaacatgttttattgtttatatggacagtaaaatactatataaaaaaggaacCTTAGTTTTTTCACAGGGTTAGTATAATCTCATCAATAAGTTAAGTGAAGAAGTATTTGAAAACAGGAATTAGAAAATGATAATTTCCCTTTTATATCTATTGCAGCAATGATATCGAGTCAAAAGTTTGGTTTGAGTGGTAGGTAATACCGAGGAGGCACTTTAAAGGTTATgattattaataacaaaattaaaggaGAATGAGGGCCAGTTATGGTTACCGTGCTGGATTCAGATAACAATAAATTACGGATGTCACGTAATATTAGTTTacttatttgtttaatttaactttttattttaaattaatttttttaatttttttatatatttatattaaaaataaaaaaatatttattaaatttctatataaaaaatatttcaaaaaacaatagtTGTTACAGTATCAAAtataaatgttatttgttttaaaataattttttttagattattaaaaaagttttttattgttcattaaAGAGTTGTTTTGGATTGTGATAATAAttgcttttgaaaaatattttttatttgaaaatatattaaaatatttttttaaatttttaaaaattatttttaatatcaacatattaaaacaattcaaaaatataaaaaaataattttaaatataaaaaaaataaattttaaccctAAACACAATATAGCCTAAATTTGATAGTGATGtgaaatataattgaaattgtattttgttcatattattattttaaaaatatttaattaattaatacatcttattttgatttgattttcttgctcTTCACTTGAAAGCCCAACCCTTCCCTCGTGTCTCGCTCTCACTCGATCTGTCCGCCATTCGATCCATCTGGTttacaaaaccaaaaagatTCTTCTTGCTTTTCACGCTCATATTTTTTTcggatcttcttcttcttccgaGCACTAGTAgtactttgttttgtttgacgGGAAGATGAGCACGGGAGAGCTCCTTGGCATCGAACCTCTTGAGCTCAAATTCCCTTGTAAGTCACCGATGCATGAAGTCCTTCACTACTTTATCTTTCTATATATCTGCTTTTGCTTTGTAAATTTATGTCTTCGTTTTTTGGGATTAGTTGAATTGAAGAAGCAGATCTCTTGTTCTCTTCAACTGTCTAATAAAACTGATAATTATGTCGCTTTCAAGGTAAATTAATATTTCCTctccatttctttctctctgttttgttttttttttattcaattggatCAAAAGGGTATGCAACAAATGtatgaattattaaattttgtgcGATATGATAGCCTAACAATAACAAGAACAGTATGCAACTCAAATCTGGAATTTTACAATGTATATTTTTGTGGGATATTCAAATCTCTAATTATATTTGATGCTTAGGTCAAAACAACAAATCCCAAGAAGTACTGTGTCCGACCAAATGCTGGGATTGTGTTGCCTCGCTCCACATGTGATGTTACAGGTGCCCATTTCGTTCATTTTGTTATCATGGTTTTTAAAATCGAATTTGTGGTTTAATTTTTAGTGCTGCGTTGTAATTTTTGGCATTGATTTGATTTAGTCACGATGCAAGCACAAAAGGAAGCTCCTCCTGACATGCAATGCAAGGACAAGTTTTTGCTTCAAAGTGTTAAAGCTAATGATGGTGTCACTGCAAAGGATATTAATGCAGAAATGGTAAGTAACTTGCatgtaatttgtttattttgcaAGTGGGGTTAGTTATGGACTTTAGGGGTTATGGCGCGCATGGTAATTTTGGCTGTGCAGTTCAGTAAGGAGGCAGGGCATGTTGTCGAGGAGTGCAAATTGAGAGTGCTTTATGTTTCTCCCCCTCAACCACCTTCTCCTGTTCTAGAAGGGTCCGAGGAAGGGTCACCCCCCTGGGGTTCTGTGTCAGACAATGGGAATGTTAATGGCACTGATTTATCTACTGTGAGTTCATGAAGCAATCTTTTAGTGATGTTGTCATTTTAACTCCCATTAGCCTAAAGATATTGATGGATTGCTTTTTGTTGGTGAATTTAGGGAACAAGGGCATTTGTTGAGCATCTTGAACCTCAAGACAAACCTTTGGAGGTAAAACTCAGCTGCATTTGTTTACCTGATCATGTTTACATGCTTTGTTAGATAGGAGCTTCTATATAGAACCCTTCATTCAGCTTCTGTTTAACTTATGGTTTCTGAAGCAGTTAATCATCCATGTGATTTTAATGAGGCCACTGCCAAGTCGCTGACTGCTAATACATTATACATCTATGCTGGAATGATTATGGAGTTCTATCTCATAACTCACAAGCAAGCTTTTAAGTTCTAATGACATATAGCTTGGTGTTTCAATTATATGCATGTTGATGTctaactttgtaattttaattaagcTCATTGAGATGGGGAAAAGAATTGGGTGTAACTTCAGTCTGGTCAGGATTGTAGCTATGCAACTGTCTATTCTTTCTTTAGTTATGACTGCAATGGAATATCCATCAAACTGGTATTTTCTATCTTCTGATAGGAAAACTTGTCCATTTTCTGGTTGAATCTTTATCTAGCGTTAACTCtactttaattttatctcaTTGTAATCCTTCTTTGGAGTCATATTTGCTCTCTATTTCTTTCATTAAATCATCCTAGATGGATATAATgaacttcttttcattttcatctgtAAAATTAGATTCTGATTCTATCAAttgaaatttaagttttatagtTTATGCTTATCAAGTGATTCATTTGTGAGgaagcataaaaataataatatattagattctGATTCTATCAATTGTAAttgtctctctctttctctctcaaaacGCACACACACTCGCATTTACTTGTATGTTGTAATGTGCTTTAACTTGGCTTTGAATACTGTATTTTCTGCTATGCTACAGTGGACTTGATTTTggcaaattttttatatgaattgtaTGTCTTGATATCAAGGTTGTGATAAATTACCGCCTA from the Populus nigra chromosome 1, ddPopNigr1.1, whole genome shotgun sequence genome contains:
- the LOC133700710 gene encoding vesicle-associated protein 1-2-like codes for the protein MSTGELLGIEPLELKFPFELKKQISCSLQLSNKTDNYVAFKVKTTNPKKYCVRPNAGIVLPRSTCDVTVTMQAQKEAPPDMQCKDKFLLQSVKANDGVTAKDINAEMFSKEAGHVVEECKLRVLYVSPPQPPSPVLEGSEEGSPPWGSVSDNGNVNGTDLSTGTRAFVEHLEPQDKPLEAGALISKLTDERNNAIQQNNKLRRELELLRCQGNKNRSGASLMFFIIIGLLGLLLGYLMKKT